Proteins from a single region of Gorilla gorilla gorilla isolate KB3781 chromosome 16, NHGRI_mGorGor1-v2.1_pri, whole genome shotgun sequence:
- the LOC129527129 gene encoding cancer/testis antigen 62: protein MMHTTSYRRLSPPHLTDQPSAYSHTHRTFSHFSCGSQPAAQRLHVELWNADLQSEFLCPCLGLTLYLTCNPQLGKRKFCSHSSEDMSKMVSRRNVKDSHEVSGSLQATLQVISFSFPFLLHTCSHPLSHPTSGQRR, encoded by the exons ATGATGCATACGACATCCTATAGAAGACTGTCACCACCCCACCTCACTGATCAGCCCTCTGCCTACAGCCACACCCACAGAACATTCAGCCATTTCTCCTGTGGTTCCCAGCCTGCAGCACAGCGTCTGCATGTG gaACTCTGGAATGCTGACCTACAGTCTGAGTTCCTGTGCCCTTGCCTGGGGCTGACTCTCTACTTGACCTGTAACCCACAACTGGGCAAGAGAAAATTCTGCAGCCACAGCTCTGAGGACATGAGCAAAATGGTTTCCAGACGGAATGTCAAGGATTCCCATGAAGTGTCAGGGAGTCTTCAGGCCACACTTCAGGTtatctccttctctttcccttttctgcTTCACACTTGCTCTCATCCTCTTTCTCACCCCACATCTGGTCAGAGGAGATAG